Below is a genomic region from Bacteroidales bacterium.
GAACAATACCTCCTTCAGGCCAGAGAGCAGTACCGGTGGCATCATAGGCCACCATCACCAGGGGATAGTTGCTTTCGGTCGACCGTGTAAATGCAGCAACCACATTGTTCTCGCTGGTGACACATAGCACGGGACTGTATTCTGCAGTCTGATCCGTGGATACGACAATCCCATCCTGTCCCCAGAGGTGTTCTCCGTTCGGCGAGATCTTATAGATCACCGGATCAGGATTTCCATTGCGGATATCGGAAAATACGGTCACACAGTTACCTTCATGATCGGCCTTCGTATCGTAATCCGATATCCAGCTATCCTGGGTGTGATCACTTACCACTAAGGGCTCATTCCAAAGAAAGAATCCATCCCGGTTCAGGTATTGAAGCATCACATTGTAATTGCCTGATTGGATATCAAAATAAGAAATAAACACGTTGTCATTTGCACCAATCGCTACCTTGCACAGAGTCTGTTCATCCGGATCGGTGCAGACCGGCGTGTTCAGAAGAGGATCATCGCTCCATTGTGACCGGAGGATCAATGGGGAAAAAAGAATTACCATAGCGGAGATGAAGAAGATCTTTTTCATAATGGATTGAATTAGTATGTATTACATATATAAGAAATATTGATACTAAATTAAGGCATTCTTTAGCCGTTTGCAAGTTTCTTCAGGAAAATTATCAGGTATAGAGCACGGATTACACAGAAAACGTGTATGAGCGCTGAAATTTAATGCGTGCGCCTCCGTGTTTCCTCAGAACGTCTCTGTGGTTAAAATAAAAGGTTCATTACATGAATTACTGTGGATCATTTATGGAATTACTGTATTTTTACATCAATAAAACAACTTGAACAATATCAACTTCTAAAAGAATAACATTATGCGCTGGCAAGGAAGACGTCAAAGCACCAATGTGGAAGACCGCCGCGGTGGTGTGAGCGGCGGCAAAATAGCCCTGGGAGGCGGCCTGGGAACCATCATCATTGTCATCATTGTCCTGCTGCTGGGTGGCAATCCGTCGGGTTTACTGGATAACCTTCAGACCGGAACGGCAACAGAAGGCGACTACCAGCCCACGGCCCATGAAGAAGAACTGGCACAGTTCGTCGCTGTGGTCCTGGCGGAAACAGAAAATGTCTGGGACAGCATTTTCAGGGCAGGGGGAATGGTTTACCGGCAGCCCAAACTGGTTCTGTTCAGCTCGGCAGTGCAATCGGCCTGTGGTTTTTCCAGTGCGGCAACCGGACCCTTTTACTGTCCGGCCGATGAAAAAGTGTACATTGACCTGAACTTCCTGGAAGAAATGCAGGCACGGCTAAACGCACCAGGTGATTTTGCCATTGCCTACATCATTTCACATGAAGTCGGGCATCATGTTCAAAAACAGCTGGGAATCCTCGAACAGGTCCAGGCTTACCAGGGGCAGGTGGGTCAGACGGAATATAACCAGCTGACCGTGCGGCTGGAATTGCAAGCCGATTTTCTGGCGGGAGTGTGGGCGCACCATGCACAGCGCATGGCCAACATCATCGAAGAGGGAGACCTGGATGAAGCGTTTAACGCTGCCAGCTCGGTGGGTGACGACCGGATCCAGAAACAAACCCAGGGATATATTGTTCCCGACTCCTTTACACACGGCACATCAGCCCAGCGGGTGAACTGGTTCACCAGGGGCTGGCGCACGGGCGATATCAATCAGGGAGATACCTTTAATTCGCAAAATATCTAGCTATCCCTGACAGGCGCAAGGAGCATCAGAAGGGATATCCTATCGCAATGTTCCATATAAGGTTATCCTGGCGCCATGTTGAATTTTCAAATTCTATTTTATCAAAAATCCAGCGGTCCCCTTCGGGCAGGTATGGTTTGTATAAAGGAAAAGCCAGATCAATGCGGAATATGATAAAATTAAGATCGATCCGGAATCCGAATCCAGAGCCGATGGCAATGTCTTTATAAAAGGTATTTACACTGAATTGACCTCCGGGCCTCTGCGGATCCTCATTCACGAGCCATGTATTACCAGCATCGAGAAATAACGCCCCTTTAAAGAACCTGACAATGCCAAATCGGTATTCGATGTTTGATTCAAGCCGGATATCTCCGGTCTGATCGACATTTATATCGCTCACACTGTCAGGTGGATTATAGGTTCCCGGGCCCACCGATCTTGCCAGAAATGCCCTGATACTGTTGGTGCCGCCCACATAATACTGCCTGGAATAGGGTATGGTTGAAGAATTTCTGTAAGGCAGCCCACAGCCTGCAACCAGTCGAAAGGCTATCTGGTGTCTTGAATTGGGTGTATAAAAATACCTCAGTTCGCTGGTAATCTTGATAAACTGCGAATACGTCAGTCCAAGAAGTTTATATGGGTTTTCAGGATCCGGGGGGGAGCCGTGAATCATCCTGGCGAAAAGGCTGGCTAAATTGCCGGCAAGGTCGATGGTCTCGCTCAGGTAAATACTGTTTTTCCTGTTTCGCAGATCGATGCGGCTGTTTGTAAAGCTATAGCTTGTTCCAATGATGAACTGTTCCTCAAAACTTTTGGCTACGTTTGGATTATCAAGCAGGAACTGATCAAATTCGGCCGAAGATTCCGCGAGATTGGTAAAGCCAATATCCACCGGATTTAATTCGTGGGTAATGTTCTCCCTTGGCTTCCAGCTGTATCCCAGCGCCACATTCAGTGAATACATTTCGTAAAGGGATACCCTTGTATAGGTTCCTCCGCCGATGGTTAAAATCGTTTTGGGTGCCAGGTGCTTCTGAGCTTTTTCCTTAAACTTAAATGGGGCGAATTTAGGGAACGTCAGAGAAGCATTTAAAAGCAATTCATAGGAATATTGCCCTTTTGAGTCACCTCCGAACTGGACATCAAAATAACCGGCAAAAGTCAGCGACAATAGTTCGGCGCCACCAAATAGATTATGGTCCTTGAAATTCAGGTTAAGACCGGGGCCCGCATAGTTGTCGGATTTAACGGAAGCACTCATTTCAGTGCTCAGGGAAATTTTCCTGACAGGGGTCAGTAAAACATTCACATTCAATTTTCCCGGAAGGGATTCATCGGGTACAAACCTTGCAGATGCATATTTAAAAGCCCCGACACCCATCAGGCGTCTGAGTGTATAATAATGATCGGCTCGTGAGTAAATGCTGTCTTTCTCAAAAAAAACAAAGTTAAGAATGGATTGAGGACGGAACCTGTGTGTTTCCGACGCATAAAAGTAGTTGCCTACCCGCATAGTGTCGGGTCGATAATCCTGAAGCGAATAATCATCAAAGACATAGATATCATTAAAACTGAACACTGTAGATGCTTCAGCAGGCATTTCAGGTTTAAAATTCAACCACGTATCCATCTGCCGGTTTCCTGCGGTGGTATCTGCAGTAAAAAGCAGGTAATCCGCATTGAAATTAAAATATCCCTTATCTTTCAGGATCTTTTCAATGCGGCTTCGCTCGCTGTCAAAATTTTTCAGATCATACGGTTGCCCCTCTTTCAGTATTGATTCTGGCCGGAGCTTATGAATATCACCTGAAATTCCGGGGCTTCCTTCAGGGTAATGGATCGACCTCAACGTGTAGGGCTTTCCGGGCGAAATGAAATAGTTCACTTTTGCTGTTTTACGCTTGCTGATCATTTCAAAGTCAGCCCTGGCATTAAAATTCCCTCTGTTCTGTAACCTGTTTTCGATGGCAATGCCAATGTCCTGCAGATTGATATCTTCTATCAGGGTTGGAGGCTCTCCCAGCTTGTATTTCAGCCAGTACCGAAAATTATTCTTCTTTTTTGGTTCCCTTACCGTGTGATGTAAACTCAGAAGAGGTCGC
It encodes:
- a CDS encoding BamA/TamA family outer membrane protein is translated as MSTTLFLALLTGCTGLRNVTDGSHLYTGYKLDTDSVQFLSDRSETRSELKNLFNIKPNTKLLWMRPLLSLHHTVREPKKKNNFRYWLKYKLGEPPTLIEDINLQDIGIAIENRLQNRGNFNARADFEMISKRKTAKVNYFISPGKPYTLRSIHYPEGSPGISGDIHKLRPESILKEGQPYDLKNFDSERSRIEKILKDKGYFNFNADYLLFTADTTAGNRQMDTWLNFKPEMPAEASTVFSFNDIYVFDDYSLQDYRPDTMRVGNYFYASETHRFRPQSILNFVFFEKDSIYSRADHYYTLRRLMGVGAFKYASARFVPDESLPGKLNVNVLLTPVRKISLSTEMSASVKSDNYAGPGLNLNFKDHNLFGGAELLSLTFAGYFDVQFGGDSKGQYSYELLLNASLTFPKFAPFKFKEKAQKHLAPKTILTIGGGTYTRVSLYEMYSLNVALGYSWKPRENITHELNPVDIGFTNLAESSAEFDQFLLDNPNVAKSFEEQFIIGTSYSFTNSRIDLRNRKNSIYLSETIDLAGNLASLFARMIHGSPPDPENPYKLLGLTYSQFIKITSELRYFYTPNSRHQIAFRLVAGCGLPYRNSSTIPYSRQYYVGGTNSIRAFLARSVGPGTYNPPDSVSDINVDQTGDIRLESNIEYRFGIVRFFKGALFLDAGNTWLVNEDPQRPGGQFSVNTFYKDIAIGSGFGFRIDLNFIIFRIDLAFPLYKPYLPEGDRWIFDKIEFENSTWRQDNLIWNIAIGYPF
- a CDS encoding neutral zinc metallopeptidase, with protein sequence MRWQGRRQSTNVEDRRGGVSGGKIALGGGLGTIIIVIIVLLLGGNPSGLLDNLQTGTATEGDYQPTAHEEELAQFVAVVLAETENVWDSIFRAGGMVYRQPKLVLFSSAVQSACGFSSAATGPFYCPADEKVYIDLNFLEEMQARLNAPGDFAIAYIISHEVGHHVQKQLGILEQVQAYQGQVGQTEYNQLTVRLELQADFLAGVWAHHAQRMANIIEEGDLDEAFNAASSVGDDRIQKQTQGYIVPDSFTHGTSAQRVNWFTRGWRTGDINQGDTFNSQNI